TGCAGGCAGATGCATGAAGAAACCTGTACACCTGAATCAACTGCACACCTTTGATTATGTTCTGTCAAAGGCTGCTAGAGGTTTGGCTGAGGGTGACGTTTTTCTCCAGCATTTGAGTGATTCCCTTTAGTAAAAGTCAAACACGACTGATACTTGAAAAAGCagaagtattttattatttctagtGTCCTCACTGTAATCATAACTGCAAAAAGAACTATTGTTTTAAGACTACAGTAAGCtgaacagtgattttttttcccagacaatAATATTACGTAAGTATAAAGCTGTTAAAGCCACTCGATTTTTTGACTGAGAACAACTTGGAAACACAGCCAAACAGCAGGCTGATTTCTTTATCTGAAGAAATTAAACTGCCTCAGCCTCATATGCTCCTGTGGCAATTACAATTTTCTCTTTAAGAACAGTGAAAAGAAGGGAGTTACCATGCTCTTATGGATAGTCATACACATGATCATATCTGTGTGTCCTCCATAGACTTGCAAGCGGTCATGTGacttgaaagaaacagaaacagacaTTTAATAGCACGACACTTTTTAAGAGCCATTTTTCACAGACATGTAAAGGATAATACTTCCAAGAGCAGTTTCCTTGGTAGCAACTAGACTGCTATGGTGGATTCCAAATTTTACAGCCACCTTGAAAGCCCAATTTTGCTTACATTGCTTATGGGAGTACTTTTGTCCAGCTAAGCACTTGTTTTCTCAGCAGACAAAGCTaacattttcccacttttctgaGCTGTCATTGTCTTGGAATAACCCCGGTTCTAAAAAAAATGGTTTAGGTTATATTCTTTAAAACCCATGTATTTTGATTGGTGAGACAACTATATACATATTGACTGACTGGAAAAATAAGGATGGGCTAGAGACCAGAAAGTACAAAGATGACTTCTAGTTGACTTTAAAATCATGAATTAACACATATTAGATAAAAGTCATTAGTAACCACCTCTTTTCCTACCTGTAGTTCATAAACACGAACAAATTTATCCAGACATGCTGTCACCATGACTTTCCCAAGAATGTTCACAACTGTTACTGCATGGTTATGGCCCTTATAGATCCGTACCAGCTCTCCAGTCTGcaccaagaaaaaacaaaggtaaatatgtgtttggtttgttttttcttaaacgAAAGAACAAAATGGTTTTACCTAACCCATATAGGGTAGCTAGCTTCAGTGCTCACTACTCAAAAATGGAAACACCCCTTATTACACTTCCATTCCCTGTGAAGGCACTTAAAGATTATGATCAAATACTACTTatccttttgttttcccatCCTAACACAGAGCCATTCCAGTACAATAGAAATTCATGGGTCTGTGTAAAgttctctttcttcccctcttctGCTTCTGAACACGAGCCACCAGGACCAGGGAAGTGATTCATCCCCTGTACTTGACACTGGTGAGACCACATCtgaagtgctgtgtccagttttgggcccctcagctcaggaaggacattgaggtgctggagtgagtccaaagaagggaaagaagctGGTGAAGTGTaatgagaagcagctgaaggagctggggttgtttaacctggagaggaggaggctcaggggggaccttatCACACTTTACAACTCCCTAAAAGGAGCATGTAGCCAGAGAGGGGTCAGCCCCTTCTCCCATGctaccagtgacaggacaagaagaaatggcctcaagctgcgCCAGGGGAGGTTGGATAccaggaagaaattattcacaGGAAGGGTGATTAGATTTTCAaatgggctgccctgggaggtgTTGGActcactgtccctggaagtgtttaggAAAAGACTGGACGCTGACAATTCCATGGTCTAGCTGATGTTGTGGTGTTTGGTCACAGGCTGCTCCCtgtgatctcagaggtcttttccaacctaattgattctTTCTATCATAAATTACATATTCCCACACATCCTGAAACTAGTACCATGCTATTAGCAGTATTAATGTAACCACAAGGATCAGTTAGCAAATCCAGCTAAATACACAGAAGTATACTCTTTTTATGTCAACTAAAATTTCCCTCTGATCAGTTTCTTAATCTAACTTATTGCATAACTACATGAATGCTTCTGCTAGGACAAAGGTGAACCATCTAGCTTGGAACACAGTATTCCTGAAGTTCTTCCAGTAAAATAGAAGCTTTTACCCCACCAGAATATCTCACATGGCTTTTCTCTGAACCTTTTCCAAATTATTAGCATGTTCATAGTTATATTTCCAAAAGCAAGATTCCCAGATAAAAAGGCATTGTCTATCATGTGACAAGAGTCAGCAGATTTATGTAGCCTCCTCATGCCTCCAGAGCTACCTACAGTGCATAGTCACATTCACAAAATCATGAGacttccttttctggaagcGATTTGCCTCACCAGTCAAATATTCTGGAAAAACTGACTTTATAGCAGAGAAATACAGTGCCTTAGCAGCAAAAGTCATTCCATTTTTCCGTATGAGACTTACATGGATGTTGTGGGCATGGACAGACTGATCACTGGAGCCACTGAATACCAGATCATTCacaaccttaaaaaaaataaaaatcaagactatgaaggaaaaaaatcagaaaaatcacGCAGAGTTCTTCACATAAGAGCTAGAAAATGTATTACAATGATTTTTGGCATTTGTCAACTGACATAAGAAACTGTTAACTTGCAGCCCAACAGGCTAACTCATCCTACCTATGGATTATTCTCATGGACAGCTCAGCAGCAAATCCGGGACCATGCAAACTGAATACAGaatgctgctctgcaggtgctCAGTAAACCCCAATGTTTCCTGCAAATTTCAGATATGCTGCATGCTTATATGGTGCTCATCTAAGAAAAATGATGCTCCTAACCCCTAACAAgtgacaagaggaaacagcctcaagctgcaccagagTAAGTTTAGAATGGGTATTAGGAAAATTTCCTTAACTGAAAGGATGATCAAGGCTGCCCAAGGAAGTGATGGAAATCACTATCCCTGAAGAGTTCAAAACACAGACATAGATGTGGCAGCTGGGAACATGAAATATGGCAAGGAAAAAGAGACAAATTTCCCTACCAAATTGCTCAGTTTTTGTAATTCAAAACAGAGAAATCCTCTTATTTCCTGTCACAATCTGCTCATCATTTTAAGCATTCTTTgtccaaaatgtattttcagagaCACTTGCCTTCATGCAGAGAATAGTCTTGCTGTGACCTTCCAGTGTTCTGAGAAGCAGCCCATTCCGCGCATCTCGCACGCTGATGGTGCAGTCATAGGAGCCCACTACCAGCAACTTGCGTGCTCCTTCCTGAGCTGTGGCTAAACAGCTCACTGCTCTAGGGCCATGGCATTCAAAGGTATCAACCTGTTTATTATTCTggtgggggaagaaagaaatggtATTTAAGATTTAAAATTTCGCTATGACACTGACTAGACCATTGAGTCCTTCTGGTGTTGTGCTTGTTACAGTATCTGACTTCAGTTTAATAACACAAAATAGCAGCAGTAAGAATTGCATCTTAACAATTAAGTTTCCAAATCAAATAAATAACTCCTTATATTATGTAGGCAAGGAGGAAATTTAAGGAATAACATAACAATACAGCACCTAAAAGAAAGGTAAACAAAAAAGACATGTAGATAAGACAGCTTCATGTACAGACAAAATAAACAACCGAAAGGGGCCAATAGTGACCATTTATACCAAAATACATTCATTtgttcattaaaaatacatttactaCTGTAGACAAAGAATGGaaagaaacacagaggaaagaaacacagaggaaagaaacagcATCCCAACAGGCTTTCAGGTGCCAATATTTAAACAAACTAACCTTTATGCTGAAAGTAACCACAGTGCCATTTGCAAGACCTGCATAAAGGATCCGCCATCTACTGTGTAAACAGAGCACCCGATCTTCCAATTTAAACTGTTCCATGCACTCTTTGGTCTAGCAATAGAAAGAAgcacttaaatattttcattaactgAAAAcaactcaagaaaaaaaaaactgtaaagaatgatgattttaatttttaaaccaacagaaatggagaaaaacattTGAGAATCTGGTGTCACGTGGCCGTGTGATCCTCATTTTAATCAGGACCAACTCTAAGGCTTGACTGTAGTTCAACAACTAGTCATAACCCCAAATACTTGGTTCTGGTCACAACCTTTCAACCTTTAATGTGCACAGAAATTTAGACTACTGactatatatatgtgtgtgtatatacacacacacacacacacacacacacacacatatgaaAATTATCTCTTAAAGGGTTGAGGATTCCCCATTGTTCCCCACAGGGAACTTAAGGGTTTAAAACCTCTGGCATTTTGCTCCCTGAAGCAGAAACTTGCTTTCTAGTCCTTCAAGTCACAGGTTGGGCaaatctttttattatttagcCTCAAATATCCAGCTTCAGGAAGCCTCAGTCTGCTCTTTCACATGCCTACAGCATAACAGATACCTGTTCTCTCTATGATTGCTCTAAAGATAGAGCAGAGAGCAGTGCCTTCCATAAGCAATGAAGTTAAAAATACAGGAAGACAAGTAAGATTCATAGCCAAACAGCTACCCTGCACTTTGGTGTTCCCAACATTTGGGGATTATGTCATGCTGTTCTGGCAAAAACTCTACTGACAAGCAAGTCAATAGATTAGAGTAGTAAATCAGTTaatggtttgtttggtttgaggattttttccccactctACTCTAAAGAGGTATGAAGTGGCTGGTGTTCGTGTCCAGATCATATGGGcttaaaaggcttttaaaatttgtatttgtaaaTAAGCACTTGCACAAAATGCAGCATCTGTAGATCAACACAGAGTTAGAGTACCTTGATATTGTAACAGTTGATAGTGTGGTCACTTGAACCAGTGTAGAGTGCAGCATTCTTCCCATTGGTCTGAGTGACCAGAAGGCAGTTCACTTTCGAAGTATGTCCTTCAAAGATGGCCACACACTTCCTGCTCTAAAAAGAACAGCATAGAGTCTGTCAGCATAAAGGCCCATAATACCTCTTGGGATATGCACCTAACAGAAGAGGGTAGGGCAGCTAAAAAAATCAGGATACATGTGGCAATTTATCTCCCTCTCATAGGGAGAAGGGGTTGGGGAGGTGAAGAGTGGTTTGAAGAAGAGAATAGTATAAAATTAATTAGGGGCTtgaaaaagcagctgcttccttTACTACACAGTAAGGCATTACAAAAGACAACTTTGTGACTGAAATAAATGTATCACCACTCCCACAACATTACTTACAACAAGATTGTAGGCACAAACTGTTTTGTCTGCTGAGCAGGTATACaacaaattcccaaaaatctgaATAGCATTCACTGCAGCCAAGTGTCCCTCAAAGGTTCCCTCAGTAGGTTCTTCATCCTCACCTGGCTCCGAAGACACTTCTATGGGACAGAGACATGTACTTTCAATTATGAGAACACAGTCAAGAAAGCACACTGCTGTGGTTTAACCAGCAGAACTATTTCCTGGACTCAGTGCCTTTAAGTTAAATTGTGGATTCCAGGAGGACTGTGAATATGACAGAGGGCAATATAAAGTGCTAAAAATACCTTCATATGACTAAGTCCAgaattatctttaaaattaaaatgagattGTAATATTGTTTGTCCTAGAGCTCTACAGAGACTGTGGAGCAATAGTATTCATGTGGGAGGGGCAGGGGGATGTGGAAGAGTCAAGACACAAAGCATGCAATGTAAGATGGTGTAAGTGAGTATATGTCACTTCCCACTTCAGTTTTGAGTGAACGCTTTTATCTTCAAGCCTATGGAAGTAGGCTGATCAAAATTTAACTCGAAGTCCTTCAAGATACTACAGACAAAACATCAGAATGAAAGCTTAAAAGATATACCTGAGGAGTTCTTTGATCCTTTTAGGGATGATGTGAACGATTGTGTCTCAGCCACACTGcaagacaaaaagaaacagtaGTAAGACTGGACTTCGCATGTTCATTTCCAGACAGAATACTGGGGTAATACTCCAAAACACAAGACTCTACGCTTCGTAGAAAATATGCTGTGACAAGTAAGCTCAAAACAAACTGGGCAGCCCTGTTCTTGTATTAAGAGAAATTAGTAGGTAACAAGACACATTCACTTGTTGACCAAAAAAGCCAagtcagtttttattttcccttttatttcacTCCTGAAGCCACTGATGTAACActttctgaatgaaaaaaaaaaaaaaaaaagaaatgaaaaaaagtaaaagagggGCCTCTTATGAATACTAtgtaatattaataatttcacTTCTCAGAGTGAAATAATTTCACAATCCACAATAAACTCACCTTATTTTCCCATCATTTGTATAATTTGTGCCAATCTCACTGGTGGAGCTCACTTCATCATAACCAGAGCAAGATGCCTCTAGGACTGCTTGATCCACAGAGTTGCATGAATCCCTCTTTGATGGACTGTCTGGTTTCTCATCTCCTGACTCTGATGAACCAACATCAACCACCTCACACTGAGGTGCTGAAACTTCCACTAGTTCCAGAGAAGCATCACTATCATTCCCATTTTTGTTCCTTGCTGCTTGAGCAGTAACTCCACCCTCTTCTCTTGGTGGAGTAGATGTAGTAACTTTTTCTCCTTTAGGAACCTTTCCACCCTTGACTTTCCGGACAGGCTTGAAGTCAATCATATCCTGCTCTGTATCGCTGTTGTCTGGCACATGGGCTGCCCTCAgagttttcttcttcctcaaccttctcctccttctatTCCCTTTCTCTGCTGGGACTGCAGCCGCTGTTAAGTGTTGCTCAGATGGTTCTGTTGACAATATGGGGGTTTTATCCACTGGCATTTCTAGAAGGACCGGATGCTTTGAAAGAGAAGTGCTACTCTGATCCAGTAAAAATCTTTCAGCAACGGTATCATTTACTTCTCTCTTGCTGAAAACAGACACTGAATGAGGAGAAGAGTTCTCAGGAAGTCCAGACTGTCCCATGTCTGCAGCAGGCTTGTGGACATCTTGATTAGTGTGTTGGAAACAAGTTGCCAGCCCTGCTAGGGATATGGTCGCAGTGATAATTGGATACACTGAAGTTTTCTGGTTGGTCTCTTCTAAAGAAAACAGCCTAGTATTACATTCAATCTGTACAGCAGTAATTATTTATGCAAAGTGTCCCTCCCTGTATTTTCTGTTGACACTTAATTGTGTAAAGTACATATTCCTACATGTTGAAAACTATGTGCACACGTAGATCTGCTATTTCAGTCAGCTGTGCAGCCTTTATAAAACATAACTGGGGAATAAAATGTTTATCCATGTacatagaaataaaagaatggGGCACATCATTTAAGCTGCTGGCTGGCTATACGCTTTTAAAGTTCTGACAATCTTTGGTGAATCCTACATTGTTGACTTAAGATACCACCCCTTTCAGTGTGCTCCCTTACCAGCTGTCATGACTGCTGTAGAAATTACATTAAACAATGCACTGTACAGCTTGAAAATCTTGGGCTTAACCCATCTGAATTCTTACAGCTATTATAACAGTTATTTCTACCAAGTTACTTGGACCTTACTCAAAGTGGCAGTTATGCCACTCTGCAGCACTGTACCTTATCCTGGGAATAGCAGCACTGTAAGCCATGAGGGTAGGCTTTATTTAGTTAGTTCCGTTAGCTCATCTGTGGTGGACTATGCAATGGGATCAACACACTCTCCTTGCCATTTAATTGTGACTGAATTAATATAAACAAAATGATCCAACCTCTCAGCTGAGATAGATTAAGGGCAGCATCTCACAGCTGTTCCCACTCCCTAAAATTCCCCAGTTACACGTCCAATAAGTACAATCCAGGACAGGGTGTTTCAAGGTCACTGCATTTCTGGGGCAGGATCACACAACGCAAATGGGAAGTTGGCAGTATCTGAAACACTTCCCTCCTCCAACCTCTCAGAAGCCAGCAAGTTACACTAATGCTTGGCCAAAAGCACATTAAACATCACAGGACAAATCTGATGCTTTGGAATTACGTGTTTAGAAACAGCTAAAATGAGAACGTATCTTGCCCACACCTTCCTCAGATGGGGAATTCCAAGATAAAACTAGAACTTGCTGACAGCATAGGATATGTTGCATTTAAAGTGAATTAACTGAAATAAGCTTTTCCCTGGACATGTAACTGTCATGCACAACTGCAAAACCTGCTAGAAAAACCTCTGTTTGGAAGAGATGAATAATTAGATGAAGTTGGAACAAGTTACTGTGTTGAATTATACTGGGAAGAAAGCACACAAAACTTTAAATTCTGAATATGCCTGTAATATCATATGCTACTCATTTCCCactggaaaggggaaagaagtaAGTTGGTCACTTTATAACAGGAAAATAATAGCAACCAGCCACTTAAACTGAAATTTCTAAACACCAAAATTATTAATTCTCAGCACTTGGAGTGCTGTGGGTAttagaaaaagaagcagaaatcaCCATAGCAATGTAAGATGACAGAATCAATCAGTTCCACAGGTGGGACACACTGCTGTCATTTAGGGGAAATCAAATGCAATCAGCTCCCTCAAAGCAAGGCTGAGCTAACCTCAATGGGAAGCTGACAAGGTAAACATTCAATCCCAAAAAGTAAACAGTCTGCCCCACAGTGAATTCCTCTTCCTCAAATTACAGAATTTACCTGAAGGTAAATGcttattttcccccaaattacTCAATTTATCTCAAGGCAAACTCATTTTAAATGTAGAACATAGAAGTTCATCAATACAAAAACTACGGTAACTTAACAAATGAACATAAAAAATTATTGCTTTTAGTACATCAAAACTAAGTTTGtaggaaatggaaaaacaatGCGATTAAAACCTTTCAAAAGTAAGTATTTAAGTAATAAATGTAGCTACACACTGAAGGTTcatcttcagaagaaaaaaaaacccaaaaacctctTCAACTTCTCTCTTGTGAAGTTTTGAGATTCTGCAAGCAAGACACTTCATGCCACTGCAGCTAGTGAACACTTAAATCTCTCCTTAGAGTTGGAAAACTGAGAATAAAAATGACACcgatacaaataaaaataaaaattccactGATGTTTAGGCACAACAGTATGGCATATGccaataaaaacagaaaagcaaagggaagCTGGTGGCTTCCTAAAAGTTGAGTCTTAACAatgcaagcaaacaaaaaagctgaTTCTTCCTCTGCCCCAAGTTCACTCTAGCGAATACCCCTAGAGCCTCACATTCCTTGTCAAATCCTCCAAAAAGAGATGAAGCAAAACCcagaataaatgtatttttgtacATTAATGTACTCTAACAGAATGGAATACAGGCAATGCAATgttgactaaaaaaaaaaaaaaggcacaaaaaccACTACTTATAGGCCATTCTACAGCTGAAGCAAActaaaaaccaataaaaaaagcaaattctttTAGTTTAAGAGGTCTAAACTTCAATTCAGCCAACATTCACCTTTtgcttgaggaaaaaaaatgcttagaaaGGTAGAGCATGACTTTTCCCAATAGTATTTTGTACCTCAGttggagggggaaaaattgTGTTGGCTATCTTTAAAAAGGATTAatctttcaaatgttttttctcAAATTATCTAAGGTGTCTGTTATGGCAGACAACTGTCATTAGAGTCACTCTGCTTGACTTCACAGGCCCTTAAGAAAGCATGGCATGAGGTTTTAATCTTCAATCTTTACCTTCAGTCACAGTAGCAAGTTGCAGAGGAAACTACCAATAGCATTTAATCCTTTGACCACAGGCTGAAGTGCACAAGTTTTATGGGGTTTAAACTGTCTAAATAAAGAGTTGGCTATTTCAGCTGTAGTCATAAGACCTCATTTTGCTGAGGCAGGAGCTCTGCCCTTAGCAGTTCAATTAATTCAGCAGTTTCTCCTTCAGATAAAAGTAAACCCCTATCTTCAATGCTTGCCCTCCCATTCCCCTCACATGTGTGAGCAGTGCCTAACAGTCAATTAGCAGAAGATGGATTGTTACTTCTAATATTACAAGTCATACTCTTTGTGCTTATCCAGCAGAGCCCAAGAAGAACACAGAATAATCTTGATGTAGCTGgtcataattttttaaaaaatattttcaggcacatctttttcctttgtgggCAGACTTTTTACTACCAGTCCTCATTTAATGATGCAGACTAGAAGACAAAAATTATAGAGGATTCTCAGGTTTGTTGGTTTGtgtcagttttggggtttttttttagttaactAAATTATTCTAGGAAGATGTAACCTTCAAATTCATGTTTGTtctattttcaaagcaaaaccagGAAGTTCTACCCAATTTAATGAGAGTTCAACCCTGCCTGACACACCGCAGGTTGAGACACAATTTACAttctttttgggaaaaaaataatttccttattttcttaaaGCGAAACTAGAAATACCTTCATTCTGTTCCACCTCTTCTGTTTGTGGAGCACATGGAGAGCTCTGGAGCACAGAATCCACATTTAGTTCTGTGCTTTTTGGAGACACAGGTTCTCGTTTAACTTGCACTGAGGAGTCAGGAGTATCAGAAGATGTACTGCCAGAAGACTGGAATGGCGAGGCCATGGTTATGGGAACAGAAGCTACTTGTGGAAGTACAGAGGAAGACAAAGTGTCCAAAAGGGGCAGGAGAGAGCCTGAAGGAATTGAGTCAGCTGCCATTTGAGATTTGCTGTTTTGTCTCTCAGATAGGGCACTGCAGGAAAGTTGCTCTGAGAGTTCAGAAGGTTCATATGTTTCTAATGGCAAAAGAAGAGATacattaaacaaacaaacaaataaataacagaacaacaatatttatattttacaatAAAATTTAGTGATGCCAGGAGCTCATTTCTTGTGGACAAAGAgttgaggaaaagaaaaatttg
This genomic stretch from Cinclus cinclus chromosome 6, bCinCin1.1, whole genome shotgun sequence harbors:
- the ZNF106 gene encoding zinc finger protein 106 isoform X4 — encoded protein: MEEHMRSMLHHRELENLKGRFGIEMVPLVQNEQELGEESDPSTLEGFQWEGISLAVSGSARKRSFSESSVIADRNPSAYSFFSEQAKIKESGQRQVIAASHSHHMPSGYEASTDIEAGQKEETPPLALLPFMSERTEASRRSHSLQATSEITGLIEQDQESPEKKTPLLEKQNVLEISEENHPTSNNTSFLAVSNNIDAATDSSCTSGTEQNDSQGIGKKRRATGEGSSPEIPSLERKNKRRKIKGKKERSQVDQLLAISLREEELSKSLQSVDSSLLQARAALQAAYVEVQRFLVLKQQITMEMSTLRSQRIQILQGLQETYEPSELSEQLSCSALSERQNSKSQMAADSIPSGSLLPLLDTLSSSVLPQVASVPITMASPFQSSGSTSSDTPDSSVQVKREPVSPKSTELNVDSVLQSSPCAPQTEEVEQNEGISKMPVDKTPILSTEPSEQHLTAAAVPAEKGNRRRRRLRKKKTLRAAHVPDNSDTEQDMIDFKPVRKVKGGKVPKGEKVTTSTPPREEGGVTAQAARNKNGNDSDASLELVEVSAPQCEVVDVGSSESGDEKPDSPSKRDSCNSVDQAVLEASCSGYDEVSSTSEIGTNYTNDGKISVAETQSFTSSLKGSKNSSEVSSEPGEDEEPTEGTFEGHLAAVNAIQIFGNLLYTCSADKTVCAYNLVTKECMEQFKLEDRVLCLHSRWRILYAGLANGTVVTFSIKNNKQVDTFECHGPRAVSCLATAQEGARKLLVVGSYDCTISVRDARNGLLLRTLEGHSKTILCMKVVNDLVFSGSSDQSVHAHNIHTGELVRIYKGHNHAVTVVNILGKVMVTACLDKFVRVYELQSHDRLQVYGGHTDMIMCMTIHKSMIYTGCYDGSVRAVRLNLMQNYRCWWHGCSLIFGVVDHLKQHLLTDHTNPNFQTLKCRWKNCDAFFTSRKGSKQDAVGHIEKHAEDDSRIDS